A section of the Trichocoleus sp. genome encodes:
- a CDS encoding ATP-dependent helicase has translation MGELRQKWVRLTQNVRTERITGKNPPEVENQNTTNRLKGFSSPIAPAFSCPMPIELNPSHSEILIHRHQSLQRLYHGLRPGQQRMADWQTGSLAVSAVPGSGKSTGMAIAAAILLAKRYLGHLEDAGMRIGGQETETSATTEQADYPSPNSSLISGDRFPNSPALPAGQLLLVTFTRSAVANLKGKIRQYLRELSLPAQGFMVYTLHGLALNIATRHPELSGLNLDRLMLVSPNQSNRLIRTCVEQWIGANQQTYQRLLEGRQFDGEETERLRRESVLRTEVLPELAYTVIHEAKSSGLMPDDLRELSQSARSLSDAQDYEVLSIAAGLYDRYQALLQLRGFIDYDDMILAALRVLEKENARQLWQSQIYAVFEDEAQDSSPLQTRLLEILAASPADPDRSLNLVRVGDPNQAINSTFTPADPSFFREFCERCETTGQLAEMDQAGRSSPIIIRAANFMLDWVNQRYGQGSGGRNQGAKNSPSLIPFRSQHIHPVEPGDPQPDANPASEGMGLEIRFPADTYHTVDLIARRVGSLLTQYPDARAAILVRENRQGRFIAERLRYPQQFGVETDLGQLGIPVYDVGERDRHSHIPAEVLSLLQFLDRPHSPDSLKAALQVLVDRQLIPTQDLNLLVSLPEQFLYPGPLDLPQTEPVLQARRYCTGLLRAKLELPHFQLIPFLAMTLQYEQVELATADKLAERIAQQTTANPSLSAMIEVLSEIVRSERFEPVETDDPEERYIRSKQLTIITMHKAKGLDWDFVFIPFLHEQLIPGSLRTLPQSSFLGDFTLAEVARAQIRSSIHGEYPIPDMVTAWERAGQLKVAEEFRLLYVAMTRAKRLLWMSAARKAPFVWSKPDNLQDQVACPILPALCREFPAAVMSNG, from the coding sequence ATGGGAGAATTGCGGCAGAAATGGGTGCGCTTGACGCAAAATGTAAGGACAGAGAGGATAACCGGAAAAAATCCTCCTGAAGTTGAAAATCAAAATACCACAAACCGTCTCAAGGGTTTTTCAAGTCCGATCGCCCCAGCCTTCTCTTGTCCTATGCCCATTGAACTCAACCCATCCCATTCAGAAATTCTGATCCACCGCCACCAAAGCCTTCAGCGTCTATACCATGGTCTCCGTCCCGGACAGCAGCGTATGGCAGATTGGCAAACTGGCTCTCTCGCAGTTTCTGCTGTTCCTGGTTCTGGCAAATCTACCGGGATGGCAATTGCCGCCGCAATTTTGCTGGCAAAACGGTATTTGGGGCATCTAGAAGACGCAGGCATGAGGATCGGGGGGCAGGAGACAGAGACCAGCGCCACCACGGAACAGGCTGATTATCCATCACCGAATTCATCACTGATTAGTGGCGATCGATTCCCCAATTCTCCTGCCCTCCCCGCCGGACAACTGCTGCTTGTCACCTTTACTCGTTCTGCGGTTGCCAACCTGAAAGGAAAAATTCGGCAGTATTTGCGCGAGTTGTCTTTGCCAGCGCAGGGGTTCATGGTTTATACGCTGCATGGATTAGCGTTGAACATCGCGACGCGGCATCCAGAGCTTTCGGGGCTGAACCTCGATCGCCTCATGCTCGTTTCACCAAACCAGAGCAACCGTTTGATCCGGACTTGTGTAGAACAGTGGATTGGGGCAAATCAGCAGACCTACCAGCGATTGCTGGAGGGACGACAGTTTGACGGCGAGGAAACAGAGCGACTGCGCCGAGAATCTGTCTTGCGAACGGAGGTTTTGCCAGAACTGGCTTACACCGTAATTCATGAGGCGAAGAGTTCTGGACTGATGCCCGATGACTTGCGCGAACTGAGCCAAAGTGCCCGATCGTTGAGCGATGCCCAAGATTACGAGGTTTTGTCGATCGCGGCTGGACTGTACGATCGTTATCAAGCTCTGCTGCAATTGCGCGGCTTCATTGACTACGACGACATGATTTTGGCAGCGCTGCGCGTCCTAGAAAAAGAGAATGCCCGTCAACTTTGGCAATCCCAAATTTACGCCGTTTTTGAAGACGAAGCACAAGACTCCTCTCCTCTGCAAACCCGCCTGCTGGAAATTCTGGCAGCAAGCCCCGCTGACCCCGATCGATCCCTCAACCTCGTCCGCGTTGGCGACCCCAATCAAGCGATCAACTCCACGTTCACACCTGCTGATCCGTCCTTCTTCCGAGAATTTTGCGAACGCTGTGAAACGACCGGACAGCTTGCCGAAATGGATCAAGCCGGACGCAGTAGCCCAATCATCATCCGAGCTGCTAACTTTATGCTGGATTGGGTTAATCAGCGGTATGGGCAAGGGTCAGGAGGCAGGAATCAGGGGGCAAAAAATTCTCCGAGTCTTATTCCCTTCCGCTCTCAGCACATTCACCCTGTCGAACCCGGCGATCCACAGCCTGATGCCAATCCTGCCTCAGAGGGCATGGGGTTAGAGATTCGCTTTCCAGCAGATACGTATCACACCGTTGATTTAATTGCCCGGCGGGTTGGGTCGTTGCTCACACAATATCCGGACGCAAGAGCAGCGATTTTGGTGCGGGAGAATCGACAGGGGCGGTTTATTGCAGAACGATTGCGCTATCCGCAGCAATTTGGGGTGGAAACAGACCTGGGGCAGTTAGGCATTCCGGTTTACGACGTGGGTGAACGCGATCGTCATTCTCACATTCCGGCTGAAGTGCTGTCGCTCTTGCAATTCCTCGATCGTCCTCATTCTCCTGATTCCCTCAAAGCAGCTTTGCAAGTGTTGGTCGATCGCCAACTCATCCCAACCCAAGACTTAAACCTTTTGGTCAGCTTACCAGAACAGTTTCTCTATCCGGGGCCGCTCGATCTGCCGCAGACAGAACCTGTTCTCCAGGCACGTCGCTACTGTACGGGGCTACTGCGGGCAAAGTTAGAACTGCCACATTTCCAGCTCATTCCGTTTTTAGCAATGACCTTGCAGTATGAACAGGTCGAACTGGCAACTGCCGATAAACTTGCAGAACGGATTGCTCAACAAACCACAGCAAACCCTTCTCTCTCCGCCATGATTGAAGTGTTAAGCGAAATTGTTCGATCGGAGCGGTTTGAACCCGTCGAAACGGATGACCCGGAAGAACGCTACATTCGCTCCAAGCAACTGACCATTATCACGATGCACAAAGCCAAGGGGTTGGACTGGGACTTCGTCTTTATTCCTTTTCTACACGAACAGCTCATTCCGGGAAGCCTGCGTACCCTACCCCAATCCAGTTTTTTAGGAGACTTTACCCTTGCAGAAGTTGCCAGAGCCCAGATTCGATCGAGCATTCACGGCGAATATCCGATTCCAGACATGGTGACAGCCTGGGAACGCGCCGGACAGCTCAAAGTAGCAGAAGAATTTCGCTTACTCTATGTCGCGATGACTCGTGCCAAACGACTGCTCTGGATGTCTGCCGCCCGTAAAGCCCCGTTTGTCTGGAGCAAGCCTGACAATTTGCAAGATCAGGTGGCTTGTCCGATATTACCTGCCCTTTGCCGGGAGTTTCCAGCGGCGGTAATGAGTAATGGGTAA
- a CDS encoding VWA domain-containing protein, with amino-acid sequence MKDRDYTLIIDKSGSMSTPDQRGGRTRWIEAQESTLALARKCEQFDPDGITVYVFSGRFRRYEDVTASKVEQIFVENDPSGTTNLASVLQDATENYFKRKAAGQTKPQGETVLVITDGEPDDRKAVMEVIVNATRKMERDEELAISFVQVGTDAQATKFLKALDDQLTSVGAKFDICDTVTIDEMGDMSLADVLLSAISD; translated from the coding sequence GTGAAAGACCGAGACTATACATTGATCATCGACAAAAGCGGCAGTATGTCCACGCCTGATCAGAGAGGTGGCAGAACCCGCTGGATTGAAGCACAAGAATCAACACTGGCACTGGCTCGGAAATGTGAACAGTTTGATCCAGACGGCATCACGGTTTATGTCTTTTCTGGACGCTTCCGCCGCTATGAAGATGTGACTGCCAGCAAAGTTGAGCAGATTTTTGTGGAAAACGATCCATCTGGCACAACGAATCTGGCAAGCGTGCTGCAAGATGCCACTGAAAATTACTTCAAACGTAAAGCTGCCGGACAAACGAAACCCCAAGGCGAAACCGTTTTGGTGATCACGGATGGTGAACCGGACGATCGCAAAGCCGTGATGGAAGTCATCGTCAATGCGACGCGCAAAATGGAGCGAGACGAAGAACTCGCCATTTCCTTTGTCCAGGTTGGGACAGATGCCCAGGCTACTAAATTTTTGAAAGCTCTGGACGATCAGCTAACCAGCGTTGGGGCAAAATTTGATATCTGCGATACAGTGACGATCGATGAAATGGGCGACATGAGCTTGGCGGATGTGTTGCTGAGTGCAATTAGTGACTGA
- the mutY gene encoding A/G-specific adenine glycosylase, whose translation MTLTHNSDSVDQAINLPSFAISELRQALLNWYGESGRDLPWRRTRDPYAIWISEIMLQQTQVKTVMPYYDRWLTLFPTIVALAAADQQQVLKAWQGLGYYARARNLHRAAQEIVQKYEGQFPADLTAAMSLPGIGQTTAGGILSAAFNLPVPILDGNVKRVLARLSALKVPPNRALKQLWQLSADLLDPQESRDFNQALMDLGATICTPKNPACLLCPWRTYCLAHQTHMQNELPVSETRTPIPHRQIGVAVIWNEQGQILIDRRPQQGLLGGLWEFPGGKIEPGETVEACIAREIQEEIGIEIAVGDRLITIDHTYTHFRVTLNVHHCRYVSGEPQPIECDEVRWVEVAELDQFPFPKANVQIIDAIRQNGQA comes from the coding sequence ATGACACTAACTCATAACTCAGACTCGGTGGATCAGGCGATCAATCTACCGAGTTTTGCTATATCTGAGCTGCGTCAGGCTTTGCTGAACTGGTATGGCGAATCGGGGCGCGATCTACCCTGGCGACGCACTCGTGATCCTTATGCTATCTGGATCTCGGAGATTATGCTCCAGCAGACCCAGGTGAAAACTGTGATGCCCTATTACGATCGCTGGCTGACTTTGTTTCCGACGATCGTGGCATTAGCGGCAGCCGATCAGCAGCAGGTCTTAAAAGCCTGGCAGGGCTTAGGCTATTATGCTCGCGCCAGAAATTTGCATCGGGCAGCGCAAGAAATTGTGCAAAAGTATGAGGGTCAGTTTCCGGCAGATCTGACAGCAGCGATGTCCTTGCCAGGAATTGGACAGACGACCGCAGGCGGCATTCTCAGTGCGGCGTTTAATCTGCCTGTACCGATTCTAGATGGTAATGTAAAACGAGTGCTGGCGCGATTGTCTGCACTCAAGGTTCCTCCGAATCGGGCGCTCAAGCAACTGTGGCAATTGTCGGCTGACTTGCTCGACCCACAGGAATCGCGTGATTTCAATCAGGCACTTATGGATTTAGGGGCAACAATTTGTACTCCCAAAAATCCGGCTTGTCTGCTTTGTCCCTGGAGAACTTACTGTCTCGCTCATCAAACCCATATGCAAAACGAACTCCCTGTCTCCGAAACCCGTACCCCCATTCCGCACAGGCAAATTGGCGTGGCTGTGATCTGGAATGAGCAGGGGCAGATTTTGATCGATCGCCGTCCACAGCAGGGTCTACTCGGTGGATTGTGGGAATTTCCGGGCGGCAAAATTGAACCCGGAGAAACTGTAGAAGCCTGCATTGCCCGCGAGATTCAGGAAGAAATTGGCATTGAAATTGCAGTAGGCGATCGGCTAATCACCATTGACCATACCTACACCCATTTTCGAGTCACGCTGAATGTGCATCACTGCCGCTATGTCAGCGGAGAGCCACAGCCGATCGAGTGTGATGAAGTGCGCTGGGTTGAAGTTGCAGAACTCGATCAATTTCCCTTTCCCAAAGCGAATGTGCAGATTATTGACGCAATCCGGCAAAACGGGCAGGCTTGA
- a CDS encoding DUF760 domain-containing protein, whose product MNDATRRVSEFFEGSGNNNLLWQYVQSMSPETVAHLSKPDSTEVLQVMERNIIGLLGGLPPDHFDVTITTSREDLGRLLASAMMGGYFLRTAEQRMHMERSLQSADAGSLDAE is encoded by the coding sequence GTGAACGACGCAACGAGAAGAGTTTCAGAGTTTTTTGAAGGTAGCGGAAATAACAATCTGCTGTGGCAATATGTTCAGTCCATGAGTCCAGAGACTGTCGCGCATCTCTCAAAACCAGACTCTACTGAAGTGCTTCAGGTGATGGAGCGCAACATTATTGGGTTACTTGGCGGGCTGCCCCCTGATCATTTTGATGTAACCATTACAACGAGCCGTGAAGATCTGGGTCGGCTGCTGGCATCTGCCATGATGGGCGGCTATTTCCTGAGAACTGCAGAGCAGCGGATGCATATGGAACGATCGCTCCAATCTGCTGATGCAGGCTCTCTAGACGCTGAATAA
- the cysS gene encoding cysteine--tRNA ligase encodes MTLSLYNTLTRQKEPFEPIEPGKVKMYCCGVTVYNYSHLGHARTYVVWDTLRRYLRWRGYEVRYVQNFTDIDDKILNKAREEGSTMQAVADRYTDAYFEDMRRLNILDADEYPRATHTLDGIKRLIHELEQKGFAYAAEGDVYYSVRNFSQYGKLSGRRLEEMQAGASGRVEADPDAQKKKDPFDFALWKAAKPGEPAWESDWGSGRPGWHIECSAMVRDGLGETIDIHMGGADLIFPHHENEIAQSEAVTGHPLARYWLHNGMLNVSGEKMSKSLGNFTTVRSLLDSPNAPDPMAVRLFLLQAQYRKPLDFTEEGLISAENAWKTLTEGLLFGYKYGQQLGWTDTADSSFGDPAAMRIPSDSEAVKQFQIAMDDDVNTSGALAVLFDLAKDLQKEGNRLTHEGKIVGEAQTLREQWQTLVCLAQVLGLEAKPEAEANAIGVSDAEIEAFIQQRQDAKKAKNFAEADRIREELKAQGILLIDKAGGVTEWIRD; translated from the coding sequence ATGACTCTATCGCTGTACAACACTCTCACTCGACAGAAGGAACCCTTTGAGCCGATCGAACCCGGTAAGGTGAAGATGTATTGCTGCGGTGTCACGGTGTATAACTACAGCCACCTGGGTCATGCGCGAACCTATGTTGTCTGGGACACCCTACGACGATATTTGCGCTGGCGCGGCTATGAAGTGCGGTACGTGCAGAACTTCACCGACATCGACGACAAGATTCTCAACAAAGCGCGAGAAGAAGGCTCGACCATGCAAGCGGTTGCCGATCGCTATACTGATGCCTACTTTGAGGACATGCGGCGGCTCAATATTCTGGATGCAGACGAGTATCCGCGTGCGACCCATACCCTAGACGGGATCAAGCGACTGATTCATGAACTAGAGCAAAAAGGCTTTGCCTATGCTGCCGAAGGCGATGTCTACTACAGCGTGCGAAACTTTTCCCAATATGGCAAGTTGTCTGGACGCAGGCTAGAAGAGATGCAGGCGGGCGCAAGTGGTCGGGTTGAAGCTGACCCCGATGCTCAAAAGAAAAAAGATCCGTTTGACTTTGCGCTCTGGAAAGCAGCGAAGCCGGGAGAACCTGCCTGGGAATCTGACTGGGGATCAGGGCGTCCTGGTTGGCACATTGAATGCTCGGCAATGGTGCGCGATGGACTGGGAGAGACGATCGACATTCACATGGGTGGTGCAGATTTAATTTTCCCCCATCATGAAAACGAGATTGCTCAGTCAGAGGCAGTCACCGGGCATCCTCTAGCACGATATTGGCTGCATAACGGGATGCTCAACGTCAGCGGCGAAAAGATGTCGAAGTCGCTGGGTAACTTTACGACGGTTCGATCGCTTCTGGATTCGCCGAATGCGCCTGATCCAATGGCAGTGCGGCTGTTTCTATTGCAGGCACAATATCGTAAACCGCTTGACTTTACCGAAGAGGGCTTAATTTCAGCGGAGAATGCCTGGAAGACCCTGACTGAAGGGCTACTGTTTGGCTATAAGTACGGTCAGCAGCTTGGCTGGACAGATACCGCAGACTCGTCGTTTGGTGATCCAGCAGCAATGCGAATCCCTTCGGATAGTGAGGCGGTCAAGCAGTTCCAGATAGCAATGGATGATGACGTTAATACCTCTGGCGCGTTGGCAGTTTTATTTGATCTGGCGAAAGACCTGCAAAAAGAGGGAAACCGTCTGACGCATGAAGGCAAGATTGTAGGCGAGGCTCAAACTCTACGTGAACAGTGGCAAACGCTAGTCTGCTTAGCGCAGGTGCTTGGGCTGGAAGCCAAACCGGAAGCTGAAGCCAACGCGATCGGAGTTAGCGATGCCGAAATTGAGGCTTTTATTCAGCAGCGTCAGGACGCAAAAAAGGCAAAAAACTTTGCCGAAGCCGATCGCATTCGTGAGGAGCTAAAGGCACAGGGAATTTTGCTGATCGATAAAGCAGGCGGCGTGACAGAATGGATTCGCGATTAA
- a CDS encoding GTP-binding protein, with amino-acid sequence MTSAVTSNATSTMDNAKHGLPVTIITGFLGSGKTTLLNHILTNQEGLKTAVLVNEFGEIGIDNELLITLDNNDDNMVELSNGCICCTINNDLVEAVYRVLERRDQIDYLVVETTGLADPLPIALTFLGTELRDLTRLDSIVTVVDSENYSLDLFNSQAAHNQVLYGDIILLNKADLVDEADLDLLEVKIRDVKDGARILRTTKANVPLPLILSVGLFESDKYFETEDEGHDHHDHDHEHEHDHHNHADCDHDHGQCVHDHDHAHEHHHHHSDHLAIDGFTSLSFGSDKPFAIKKFQNFLDNQLPASVFRAKGILWFDESPKRHIFHLSGKRFSLDDEEWNDRPRKNQLVLIGQNLDHATLRQQIQDCVCVPSHRGKGFGR; translated from the coding sequence ATGACATCAGCAGTCACTTCCAATGCCACCTCAACAATGGACAATGCCAAGCATGGGCTTCCAGTTACAATCATCACGGGTTTTTTGGGAAGCGGTAAAACAACCCTGCTCAACCACATTCTGACGAATCAGGAAGGACTGAAGACAGCGGTTCTGGTCAACGAATTTGGTGAAATTGGCATCGATAACGAACTGCTGATCACGCTGGATAACAATGACGACAACATGGTGGAACTCAGCAATGGCTGTATTTGCTGCACCATCAACAACGACCTGGTGGAAGCTGTCTATCGGGTTTTAGAACGGCGCGATCAAATCGATTATCTGGTGGTCGAAACAACCGGATTAGCTGACCCACTACCGATCGCCCTTACCTTCCTGGGCACTGAACTGCGCGACCTAACGCGACTGGATTCGATCGTGACGGTGGTTGATTCAGAAAACTACAGCCTCGATTTGTTCAACAGCCAGGCTGCTCATAATCAGGTGCTCTACGGCGATATTATCCTGCTCAACAAAGCCGATCTAGTTGATGAAGCCGACCTTGATCTGCTGGAAGTCAAGATCCGCGATGTCAAGGATGGTGCCAGAATTCTCCGTACAACCAAGGCAAATGTGCCTCTGCCGCTGATTCTGAGTGTGGGTCTGTTTGAGTCCGACAAATACTTCGAGACTGAGGACGAAGGGCACGATCACCACGATCACGACCATGAGCATGAGCATGACCACCATAATCATGCTGATTGCGATCACGATCATGGGCAATGCGTCCACGATCACGACCATGCTCACGAGCATCACCATCACCATTCGGATCATTTGGCGATCGACGGCTTCACCTCACTTTCCTTTGGGAGCGACAAACCCTTTGCCATCAAGAAGTTCCAGAACTTCCTCGACAATCAGCTACCTGCGTCGGTTTTCCGGGCAAAAGGCATCCTCTGGTTTGACGAAAGCCCCAAACGCCACATCTTCCATCTCAGCGGCAAGCGGTTCTCGCTCGATGATGAAGAGTGGAACGATCGCCCCCGCAAGAACCAACTGGTGCTAATTGGTCAAAACCTTGATCACGCTACCCTGAGACAGCAAATTCAGGACTGTGTCTGCGTCCCCTCCCATCGTGGCAAAGGTTTCGGTAGATAA
- the dtd gene encoding D-aminoacyl-tRNA deacylase — MRVIIQRVKSSQVTVNDEVIGSIERGLNLLVGIAETDTEAELDWMARKCLDLRLFPGEAGDKFDRSVLEIQGELLVISQFTLYGDCRKGRRPSFDRAAAPASAEKYYELFVQKLRQSKLKVETGQFGAMMQVLIENDGPVTILLEREATSS, encoded by the coding sequence ATGCGCGTCATCATTCAGCGAGTTAAATCCTCACAAGTGACCGTCAACGACGAAGTGATTGGCTCGATCGAGCGAGGGCTGAATCTTTTAGTTGGCATTGCCGAAACCGATACAGAAGCCGAACTCGACTGGATGGCGCGAAAATGCCTCGATCTGCGGCTCTTCCCAGGTGAGGCAGGCGATAAGTTCGATCGCTCCGTTCTGGAGATTCAGGGGGAACTGCTGGTGATCAGCCAATTTACGCTCTATGGCGACTGTCGGAAAGGCCGTCGTCCTTCGTTCGATCGAGCAGCAGCTCCGGCTTCTGCGGAGAAATATTACGAACTTTTCGTCCAAAAGTTACGTCAGAGTAAGCTGAAAGTTGAAACAGGGCAGTTTGGCGCAATGATGCAAGTCCTCATTGAAAATGACGGTCCTGTTACAATCTTGCTAGAACGAGAAGCAACCAGCTCGTAA
- a CDS encoding HAD hydrolase-like protein — translation MTRLTFMAGIATSMPHQSVRSGYAPYRRMTAPLTVFCDFDGPIVNVSERYYNTYLMGLAEVQAAYAAQGTMLPIQALSKGQFWRMKQERTPDPEIAMRSGLQGEQIDYFLHRVSEIVNQSNLLHQDSLQPGVRHALSLLHNQGVRLILVTLRQQKQASDWLESNGLAHLFSRICGTSDDSFAYANLAQHKTELLAAVVSECSWQNPYAIGSSAWMVGDTEADVLAGQAAGIPTIALTCGIRSQAYLQRYQPTRMYSNLIAAVYDLLYVEQRSI, via the coding sequence TTGACTCGGTTAACATTTATGGCAGGAATTGCCACTTCAATGCCTCACCAAAGCGTTCGATCGGGCTATGCTCCTTATCGTCGCATGACTGCTCCACTGACTGTTTTCTGTGACTTTGATGGTCCTATCGTCAATGTGTCTGAGCGGTACTACAACACCTACCTGATGGGGTTAGCAGAGGTTCAGGCAGCTTATGCAGCCCAAGGAACAATGTTGCCGATTCAAGCCTTGAGCAAGGGGCAGTTTTGGCGCATGAAGCAGGAACGGACGCCCGACCCAGAAATTGCGATGCGATCTGGCCTGCAAGGTGAGCAAATTGACTACTTTTTGCATCGAGTGAGCGAAATCGTCAATCAATCGAATCTGCTCCACCAGGACTCCCTGCAACCTGGAGTACGCCATGCTCTTTCCCTGCTGCATAATCAGGGCGTGCGGCTAATTCTAGTGACACTAAGACAACAAAAACAGGCGTCTGATTGGCTTGAAAGCAACGGCTTAGCCCATCTATTTAGCCGAATCTGCGGCACATCAGACGATTCCTTTGCTTATGCGAACTTGGCCCAACACAAAACCGAACTCCTGGCAGCAGTAGTATCGGAATGCTCCTGGCAAAATCCCTACGCGATCGGTTCTTCTGCCTGGATGGTAGGCGACACCGAAGCCGATGTTTTAGCAGGACAAGCTGCCGGTATTCCGACGATCGCCCTCACTTGCGGTATCCGTAGCCAAGCCTACCTGCAAAGGTACCAGCCCACTCGCATGTATTCAAATCTAATCGCTGCTGTATACGATCTGCTCTACGTCGAGCAAAGATCCATCTAG
- the mreD gene encoding rod shape-determining protein MreD, giving the protein MTTNLLRWHPYARQGLNWAVTIASVLFCLLILPTRFPGMELLSVGPNWLLIWVVAWSVKRSMFQGALAGLVLGLIQDGMTSPQPTHALGLIIVGVLTARLQKQRYVTEDFISIALIVFGMAVLAETITALQFSWTDLSASETPRRTLGEIWEYHQKIALSSAILSSLWAPAVYYPLNRWWEWMQSVEPQS; this is encoded by the coding sequence TTGACAACGAATTTGTTGCGCTGGCATCCTTACGCTCGGCAGGGATTAAACTGGGCAGTGACGATCGCCTCTGTCCTTTTTTGTCTGCTGATTCTACCGACTCGCTTCCCAGGAATGGAGCTATTGTCAGTTGGCCCAAACTGGTTGCTGATCTGGGTCGTTGCCTGGAGCGTTAAGCGATCGATGTTTCAAGGTGCGCTTGCAGGTTTAGTCCTGGGATTAATTCAAGACGGCATGACGTCTCCCCAGCCGACTCACGCACTAGGTTTAATTATTGTCGGCGTTCTTACGGCTCGTCTACAAAAGCAGCGCTACGTTACAGAAGACTTTATTTCAATCGCGCTGATTGTATTTGGTATGGCAGTGCTAGCAGAGACAATTACTGCCCTCCAGTTCAGCTGGACTGATTTAAGCGCCAGTGAGACACCACGCCGGACGTTAGGCGAAATTTGGGAATATCATCAAAAAATTGCATTGAGTTCCGCTATCCTCAGTAGCTTATGGGCACCTGCAGTCTATTACCCATTGAATCGGTGGTGGGAGTGGATGCAGAGCGTTGAACCGCAGAGTTAG
- the mreC gene encoding rod shape-determining protein MreC codes for MYALRRWWDRNGIRLGLIALVLGGAWAIRQTQGAFVFEIYRALAQPFGSQAAKTDPIADARTQELQQRVTELESQNRQLQELLGYVKQSPKQGVVSPVIGRSADHWWQLITIGRGSQDGIKVGSIASGNGGVVGRVVQVTDHTSRVLLISDPTSQAGVVISRSRNMGYIRGQAANRVVMEFFDKVPDVRSGDVVATSSYSQLFPAGLPIGVVESVNLNKSPAPEAVVALSAPISHLEWVVVYPNPKTGAADLTEEELLQESQKNNPLNRITPQTENSGSESEGSNF; via the coding sequence ATGTACGCATTACGCCGCTGGTGGGATCGAAATGGAATAAGGCTAGGGTTAATTGCTCTAGTCTTGGGTGGAGCATGGGCAATTCGTCAGACTCAGGGTGCATTTGTCTTTGAAATTTATCGGGCTTTAGCACAGCCTTTTGGTAGTCAGGCAGCGAAAACTGACCCGATCGCAGATGCTCGTACTCAGGAACTTCAGCAGCGGGTGACTGAACTGGAGAGCCAAAATCGGCAGCTACAGGAGCTTTTGGGCTACGTTAAGCAAAGCCCTAAACAGGGTGTGGTGTCTCCGGTGATTGGTCGGAGTGCTGACCATTGGTGGCAGCTCATCACGATCGGGCGGGGTAGTCAGGATGGCATCAAGGTTGGGTCGATCGCGTCTGGAAATGGCGGCGTTGTTGGGCGAGTGGTGCAAGTGACTGATCATACAAGTCGCGTTTTGTTGATTAGTGATCCGACCAGTCAGGCGGGTGTAGTCATTAGCCGTTCTCGCAACATGGGTTATATCCGAGGACAGGCTGCAAATCGGGTCGTGATGGAATTTTTTGATAAAGTCCCAGATGTGCGTTCGGGTGATGTTGTTGCGACGTCCTCTTACAGTCAGCTTTTTCCGGCAGGGCTACCCATTGGTGTAGTTGAGTCAGTGAACCTTAATAAAAGCCCTGCGCCTGAAGCTGTTGTCGCTTTGTCTGCACCGATTAGCCACCTGGAATGGGTGGTTGTTTATCCCAACCCTAAAACGGGAGCTGCAGATCTAACCGAGGAAGAACTACTGCAAGAATCGCAGAAAAATAATCCGCTCAATCGCATCACACCCCAAACTGAGAATTCGGGTTCAGAGTCGGAGGGGTCAAACTTTTGA